A window of the Sabethes cyaneus chromosome 1, idSabCyanKW18_F2, whole genome shotgun sequence genome harbors these coding sequences:
- the LOC128736898 gene encoding CLIP domain-containing serine protease B8-like, with translation MRQLQAVAIILLSVLAGATRSELTKPDVYVILGGTIADFPEFPWMAMLLYEHKNSQQMKYNCGGSLISSTFVITAAHCVKGPQYDIAGPLKLVRLGEYDVNSDPDCMVLANHHFLCSPGKFDIPPRSIRVHPSYRVGDRNYRHDLAIVELESSPPLSSFIQPIKLPDEARQTLIAALGARTMFTVAGWGRTDYFTQQLGAMAMSPVKQKVDVPYVDKRSCRRIYRTQRKTLGFGQLCAGGQPGKDACRGDSGSCLMLRDRQEGWVLLGVVSFGTDTCGVQGWPGVYTDLRKYTKWIRANAVPKLFN, from the exons ATGCGACAACTACAAGCAGTAGCGATAATTTTACTGTCCGTACTGGCGGGCGCCACCAGGTCCGAATTGACGAAACCCGATGTGTATGTCATTTTAGGAGGTACAATAGCTGATTTTCCGGAATTTCCTTGGATGGCAATGCTTCTTTATGAACACA AGAACTCACAACAAATGAAGTATAACTGCGGAGGATCGCTGATTAGTAGCACTTTTGTGATTACGGCAGCTCACTGCGTCAAAGGTCCACAATATGATATCGCAGGCCCACT AAAGCTAGTGCGTCTCGGGGAATACGACGTAAACAGTGACCCCGACTGTATGGTGTTGGCAAACCATCACTTTCTCTGTAGCCCAGGCAAATTTGACATACCGCCGAGGAGCATTCGAGTTCATCCCAGTTACCGGGTTGGTGACCGAAACTACCGCCATGATCTTGCGATTGTGGAACTGGAATCGAGTCCACCGCTTTCTAGTTTCATTCAACCGATCAAATTACCCGACGAGGCACGACAAACTCTGATCGCTGCCCTAGGAGCAAGAACAATGTTTACCGTAGCCGGTTGGGGTCGAACGGATTACT TCACGCAGCAGCTAGGAGCAATGGCAATGAGTCCTGTCAAGCAAAAAGTCGATGTGCCTTACGTTGATAAGCGTAGCTGTAGAAGGATCTACCGTACGCAGAGGAAAACGCTAGGTTTCGGTCAACTGTGTGCAGGGGGACAACCGGGCAAGGATGCCTGTCGCGGTGACAGCGGTTCATGTCTGATGCTTCGTGATCGGCAGGAGGGTTGGGTACTGCTGGGCGTCGTTTCGTTTGGGACCGATACTTGTGGCGTACAAGGTTGGCCCGGGGTTTACACTGATCTGCGGAAATACACGAAATGGATTAGAGCGAATGCGGTTCCGAAGTTGTTTAACTGA